In one window of Lewinella sp. 4G2 DNA:
- a CDS encoding glycoside hydrolase family 3 N-terminal domain-containing protein, translating to MTRIRCFLFTAALTLFLGTCVSAQMPYVADLSRMTPEEETAVMSVLDQLSFEEQIGQLMMIRAHSDLGADHIAHVKREIKDYHVGGLCFFQGTPEKQLELTNTYQDLARVPIMVSMDAEWGLGMRLPKQTISFPKQIALGAIRDNQQVYDLGKEIARQLRRMGVHVSFSPVLDINNNPNNPVINTRSFGEDRYNVTIKGYQFMRGLQENGILASAKHFPGHGDTGVDSHYDLPVIAHGRERLDSLELYPFQALVRYGIGSVMAAHLQVPALDDRQNRPSSLSRPIVYDLLRKDMGFTGLVFTDGLEMKGVTKHYGDGEVEAEAIAAGSDILLLPESTPDAFRAIKRYVEEGRISREDIREKARRILLAKHRLGILKRVDRPSLTNLRGNLNTPEAYDLKQRLFEHAMTLVRDQERLLPLSQPMGGKVVAVHIGQNAPTPFSRRMNDYAKVTHLNASYGLNATDRDRILRNVGNNDRVVVALYSDGSRFLEKVPISNGVRTLLRQLDERAELVVSVFGNPYSLSELDEVPTVLMAYSRDDVAQDAAAKALFGANKINGRLPVTASPTSAFNAGVETAAVFKMGFDAPEAVGLDGNLLTAKIDQLAREAMAKKATPGMVALVARNGKIVYEKAYGHHTYSKQRRTKTTDIFDLASVTKVAATTISLMKLVDEGRVNLDVPISNYLPETRGTAVEFLTLRPMLAHRSGLRSWIPFYKNTLDDKGQPKRQWYSNRQTGDYVIPVTDRMFMKAEYLDSMWLQLYTNELPNKGQYRYSDLGLYLSARIIDRVSGLTVDEYAARNFYRPMGLETMTFNPLRTFSKNRIPPTEKDTYFRMATVHGSVHDMGAAMLGGVSGHAGLFGSARDLATIFQMLLQEGNYGGVQYIRPETVRQFTTRFPGETRRGIGFDMKQLDEDKSQNMAQQASDQAFGHLGFTGICAWADPVEDLIVIVLSNRTYPSMNNNKFGKLDTRLRVHAAAYQSLLPSRTFGK from the coding sequence ATGACACGTATTCGCTGCTTTCTGTTTACTGCTGCACTCACCCTTTTCCTTGGCACCTGCGTCAGCGCCCAAATGCCCTACGTGGCGGACCTCTCGCGAATGACGCCGGAGGAGGAAACGGCCGTGATGAGCGTGCTGGACCAACTGAGTTTTGAAGAACAGATCGGCCAACTGATGATGATCCGCGCCCACTCCGACCTGGGGGCCGACCACATCGCCCACGTGAAAAGGGAGATCAAGGACTACCACGTTGGGGGGCTCTGTTTCTTCCAGGGGACGCCCGAAAAGCAGCTGGAACTGACGAATACGTACCAAGACCTGGCCCGCGTACCAATTATGGTGAGTATGGACGCCGAATGGGGGCTGGGGATGCGGCTGCCGAAGCAAACGATCAGCTTCCCGAAGCAGATCGCGCTCGGGGCCATCCGCGATAACCAACAGGTGTACGACCTGGGGAAAGAGATTGCCCGACAACTGCGGCGGATGGGCGTACACGTGAGTTTCAGCCCTGTGCTGGACATAAATAACAACCCGAACAACCCCGTAATCAACACCCGGAGTTTCGGGGAGGACCGCTATAACGTGACGATCAAGGGCTACCAATTCATGCGGGGGCTGCAGGAAAATGGCATCCTGGCCAGCGCCAAACACTTCCCCGGCCACGGGGATACGGGGGTGGATAGCCACTACGACCTCCCGGTGATCGCCCACGGGCGGGAGCGGCTGGATAGCCTCGAACTCTACCCCTTCCAGGCCCTCGTCCGCTACGGAATTGGCTCCGTGATGGCCGCCCACCTGCAGGTACCGGCCCTCGACGACCGGCAGAACCGCCCGAGTAGTCTGAGCCGCCCGATCGTCTACGATCTGTTGCGCAAAGACATGGGCTTTACTGGCCTCGTCTTCACCGATGGCCTCGAAATGAAGGGCGTAACGAAGCACTACGGTGACGGCGAAGTGGAGGCGGAAGCCATCGCCGCCGGCTCCGACATTTTGTTGCTCCCCGAAAGCACGCCGGATGCCTTCCGGGCCATTAAACGCTACGTCGAGGAAGGGCGCATCAGCCGCGAGGACATCCGCGAAAAGGCGCGCCGCATCCTACTGGCCAAGCACCGCCTCGGCATCCTGAAACGGGTGGACCGGCCCAGCCTCACCAACCTGCGGGGCAATCTCAATACCCCGGAAGCCTACGACCTCAAACAACGCCTCTTCGAGCACGCCATGACGCTGGTGCGGGACCAGGAGCGTCTCCTTCCCCTCAGCCAGCCGATGGGAGGTAAAGTGGTAGCCGTACACATCGGCCAGAACGCCCCCACCCCCTTTAGCCGCCGGATGAACGACTACGCAAAAGTGACCCACCTCAACGCGAGCTACGGGCTAAACGCTACGGATCGGGACCGCATCCTCCGCAACGTAGGTAACAACGACCGCGTGGTGGTGGCCCTGTACAGCGATGGTAGCCGTTTCCTCGAAAAAGTGCCGATCTCCAACGGTGTCCGTACCCTGCTCCGGCAGTTGGACGAGCGGGCCGAACTGGTCGTCTCCGTCTTCGGCAACCCCTACTCACTTAGCGAACTGGACGAGGTGCCAACCGTTTTGATGGCCTACAGCCGCGACGACGTTGCCCAGGACGCCGCCGCCAAGGCCCTCTTCGGTGCGAACAAGATCAATGGACGCCTGCCCGTAACGGCCAGCCCAACTAGCGCCTTCAACGCCGGCGTGGAGACGGCCGCCGTCTTCAAAATGGGCTTCGACGCCCCGGAAGCGGTCGGGCTGGACGGTAACCTGCTGACCGCCAAGATCGACCAACTCGCCCGCGAGGCGATGGCCAAAAAAGCTACCCCCGGCATGGTGGCCCTGGTGGCCCGCAACGGAAAGATCGTCTACGAAAAAGCCTACGGCCACCACACGTACAGCAAACAACGCCGGACTAAAACAACGGATATCTTCGACCTTGCCTCGGTGACTAAGGTGGCCGCGACGACGATATCCCTAATGAAATTGGTAGACGAAGGCCGGGTGAACCTGGACGTCCCCATCAGTAACTACCTCCCCGAAACGCGGGGCACCGCCGTAGAATTCCTTACCCTGCGGCCGATGCTGGCCCACCGGTCCGGGCTACGCAGCTGGATTCCCTTCTACAAGAATACCCTCGACGATAAGGGGCAGCCCAAGCGGCAGTGGTACAGCAACCGGCAGACGGGCGACTACGTCATTCCCGTTACCGACCGGATGTTCATGAAGGCGGAGTACCTCGATTCGATGTGGCTCCAGCTTTACACCAACGAACTTCCGAATAAGGGGCAATACCGGTACAGTGATCTCGGTCTTTACCTCTCCGCCCGCATCATCGACCGGGTGAGTGGGCTGACGGTGGACGAATACGCCGCGCGCAATTTCTACCGGCCAATGGGTCTGGAAACGATGACGTTTAATCCGTTGCGCACTTTTTCCAAAAACCGCATCCCGCCCACGGAGAAGGACACTTACTTCCGGATGGCGACCGTGCACGGGAGCGTCCACGACATGGGCGCGGCAATGCTCGGCGGGGTGAGTGGCCACGCCGGCCTCTTCGGTTCGGCGCGGGACCTGGCGACGATCTTTCAGATGTTGCTGCAGGAGGGGAACTACGGTGGCGTGCAGTACATCCGCCCCGAAACCGTCCGGCAATTCACGACTCGTTTCCCCGGTGAAACCCGGCGGGGCATCGGCTTCGACATGAAGCAACTCGACGAGGACAAGAGCCAGAACATGGCGCAGCAGGCCTCTGACCAAGCCTTCGGCCACCTAGGTTTCACGGGCATTTGCGCCTGGGCCGACCCGGTGGAGGATTTAATCGTGATTGTACTCTCCAACCGCACTTACCCCTCGATGAATAATAATAAGTTTGGCAAGTTGGATACGCGATTGCGGGTGCACGCGGCGGCGTACCAGAGTTTGTTGCCTTCGCGGACTTTTGGTAAATAG
- a CDS encoding gliding motility-associated C-terminal domain-containing protein: MKPAPHVLMFFAGMRTCCSLLLVLCCLPAANAQFSELHLDAGRNERADRVLVVGDHLIVAGLTDENVVDRTEAIFHRLDRSGSVVQTTRLASNRRSSFRAATLTEDGGFILGAWNNTQTTIDQLAFNRFDAEANEVGSWTLGDEELDEEVRDLISVGNDRYLAVGNVGSRDDAFAALIDGVGEVIWWQNFRVPANNFNIFTDAVLDGDELVLIGHGIDDNTTPMLFARFSLGGELLAHRQYLSSGERANVDRSLLLLPNGNLVVTTTYRTEADEGNILVLTLDPAGEILNQFSFGGPGRDRIAASALAADGSLIFAGHSRTPSEEFTRSFLLNVTPAGEILQQRYLSSSNRSRITDLIPSEDGGYYLSGFLECEERLNMMLLYLTADLERPDGCNLGSPDLELLASLPITSNSPGVAEAESIPTLAGAPLADVQAATSIDFSCISLTFDEDGNRTIGTGADTHIAWPPTCGREPIPLTDVDLELRGVPDSMVFRVPVGFEFVLAGSPLVANTVAEEMTVRTVFYPTSAAEAESILRDLAIRPAGPNPPLGERVVISRFNFPCGRQLTGLTEFNYLDTELDVDLPDTTLCPGASVTLDATTPGATEYLWEGTAGPILEVDQPGSFTVRIGNECRTVFDTVNVMLGAPNLVTPELTDFTLCLGDSVSIDATVPGADQYLWSDDAVGPERSINAMGTYRLAVNNACERVSIQFNVTSIDCCRFYLPTAFSPNGDGVNDTYRAEPAVATCEEVRNFEMSVYNRWGGQLYRSEDQLAGWDGRFRGEPVRGTVLVVIRYHSGIDWVELQEAVSILR; this comes from the coding sequence ATGAAGCCCGCCCCGCACGTGTTGATGTTCTTCGCCGGAATGCGGACCTGCTGTTCCCTGCTACTGGTGCTGTGCTGCCTGCCCGCAGCCAACGCCCAATTTTCCGAACTCCACCTGGACGCCGGCCGCAACGAAAGGGCCGACCGGGTGCTCGTGGTGGGCGACCACCTCATCGTAGCCGGCCTGACCGACGAGAACGTGGTTGACCGTACGGAGGCCATTTTTCACCGCCTTGATCGTAGTGGGAGCGTCGTCCAAACCACCCGCCTGGCCTCCAACCGCCGCAGTAGCTTCCGCGCCGCTACCCTTACAGAGGATGGCGGATTCATTCTCGGCGCCTGGAATAATACCCAGACGACGATCGACCAGTTAGCCTTCAACCGTTTCGACGCGGAGGCAAACGAAGTCGGCTCCTGGACGCTGGGAGATGAGGAATTGGACGAAGAGGTCCGCGACCTCATCTCCGTCGGGAACGACCGCTACTTGGCCGTCGGAAACGTCGGTTCCCGCGACGATGCCTTCGCGGCCTTGATTGATGGAGTAGGGGAGGTGATCTGGTGGCAAAACTTCCGCGTACCAGCCAACAACTTCAACATCTTCACTGACGCCGTGCTGGATGGAGACGAATTGGTCCTGATCGGCCACGGCATTGATGATAACACCACTCCGATGCTCTTCGCCCGCTTCTCGTTGGGGGGCGAACTGCTGGCCCACCGGCAATACCTCTCCTCCGGTGAACGGGCCAACGTAGACCGTTCACTCCTGCTATTGCCAAACGGCAACCTGGTGGTAACGACCACTTACCGCACGGAGGCGGACGAAGGCAACATCTTGGTCCTCACCCTTGACCCCGCTGGGGAAATCCTCAATCAATTCTCCTTCGGCGGGCCTGGCCGAGATCGAATCGCCGCCAGCGCCCTCGCCGCGGATGGCTCCCTGATTTTTGCCGGCCACTCCCGCACGCCAAGTGAGGAGTTTACGCGTAGCTTTCTCCTTAACGTTACGCCGGCGGGAGAAATCTTGCAACAGCGGTACCTAAGTAGCAGCAACCGATCACGCATCACTGATCTGATTCCTTCGGAGGACGGTGGCTACTATCTAAGTGGCTTCCTGGAGTGTGAAGAGAGATTAAACATGATGCTGCTCTACCTTACGGCTGACCTGGAACGTCCTGATGGCTGCAATTTGGGTTCTCCTGACCTGGAACTCCTGGCTTCACTACCAATTACGTCCAATTCGCCGGGGGTGGCGGAGGCTGAATCGATACCGACGTTAGCGGGCGCCCCATTAGCGGACGTGCAAGCGGCTACGTCGATCGACTTTTCCTGCATCTCCCTCACCTTTGATGAGGACGGTAACCGGACCATCGGCACCGGGGCGGATACTCACATTGCCTGGCCACCCACCTGCGGCCGGGAACCGATCCCACTTACCGATGTGGATTTGGAACTTCGGGGAGTTCCTGACTCTATGGTTTTCCGGGTGCCGGTGGGTTTTGAATTCGTCCTCGCGGGATCCCCTCTCGTTGCCAATACAGTGGCTGAGGAAATGACTGTCCGAACCGTATTCTACCCCACTTCAGCAGCGGAGGCGGAAAGCATTCTACGGGATCTAGCCATTCGCCCCGCGGGGCCTAATCCGCCACTGGGAGAAAGAGTGGTGATTAGCCGCTTCAACTTCCCCTGCGGCCGCCAACTGACGGGGCTGACGGAGTTCAATTACCTGGATACTGAATTGGACGTTGATTTGCCAGATACTACCCTTTGTCCCGGCGCCAGCGTCACCCTGGATGCCACTACCCCCGGTGCAACGGAGTATTTATGGGAGGGAACTGCTGGGCCAATCCTGGAAGTAGACCAGCCCGGAAGTTTTACCGTCCGTATCGGTAACGAATGCCGGACGGTATTCGATACGGTCAACGTAATGCTGGGTGCACCAAACCTAGTTACACCTGAATTGACGGACTTCACCCTCTGCCTGGGAGACTCGGTAAGTATTGACGCGACGGTGCCAGGGGCAGATCAGTATTTATGGTCCGACGATGCGGTGGGGCCCGAACGTTCCATCAATGCCATGGGGACCTATCGCTTAGCGGTAAATAACGCCTGCGAGAGGGTATCCATCCAGTTTAATGTTACTTCCATTGATTGCTGCCGTTTCTACTTACCCACCGCGTTTTCTCCGAATGGCGACGGCGTTAACGATACCTACCGCGCGGAACCTGCAGTGGCTACCTGTGAGGAAGTGCGCAACTTTGAGATGTCTGTCTACAATCGTTGGGGTGGACAACTCTACCGCAGCGAGGACCAACTAGCAGGTTGGGATGGCCGCTTTCGGGGTGAACCAGTCAGGGGAACCGTTCTCGTTGTAATCCGCTATCACTCTGGTATTGATTGGGTGGAATTACAGGAAGCTGTGTCGATACTTAGGTGA
- a CDS encoding DUF5916 domain-containing protein: MKLALTYLLFACSFALSAQQKPVLTAVRTEAPIKMDGTLDEAAWSTAKPGSNFTTLNPVPGKPASERTEVRVLYNNVGLYVGAMLYDSQPDSILRELTERDDLGNTDFFGLSIDAYNSGQNGFTFITTPAEVQFDAQFSVNEGEDENWDAVWVSKSALQADGWSTEIFIPYSALRFPSQDVQQWTINFVRQIQRKREKVFWSEIDPNVDGYFNQSGKLEGLRNIKAPVRIQATPFVALYALSARQPGDDGASTGTSITGGMDLKVGLNEAFTLDMTLVPDFGEARSDDQILNLGPFEQRFDEQRAFFTEGTELFNKGGFFYSRRVGGSNHNPGAVYDQMRDGETIMDNPGRATLYNAFKITGRTAGGTGVGFFNAVEQKTYATLQNAEGEERRVKTNPLTNYNVAVVDQNLPNNSSVTLINTNVLREGNETDANVTGLLFDLHNKANEYSVRGDFGLSQRFLPGEKSTGHKASLSLNKISGNWTWTLRASEESDTYDPNDLGLLFSNNERFFMGRLGYNYNKPFLNGFFLNGGAGAWAGYGTLYTNEFTNAGTEMWVYAQTKHFWNLNFWTETEFANSYDYFEPRVEGRYLINPAFRNFGGWFGTDNRKAVRFNGNFNTNGYFGADRSDLYLNANLRYRMSDRLSVSTGVFRGRDRNEVGYVHQETVAGPDPTSPGRTDVYMGRRNVTSIDGNVSAKYSFTANMTLNLRLRHYWSGVRYNKFHLLGEEGDLRDTDYAANHDRDFDAFNVDLIYRWRFAPGSDMFLVYKSAITDFDEQRANNFGESFRDVWGDTPRNGSVSLKVIYWLDYASLRG, from the coding sequence ATGAAACTTGCCCTTACCTACCTCTTATTTGCTTGCTCTTTCGCCTTGTCCGCCCAGCAAAAACCCGTACTGACGGCGGTGCGAACGGAGGCACCCATCAAAATGGATGGCACCCTGGATGAAGCCGCCTGGTCCACCGCCAAGCCCGGGTCCAATTTTACAACCCTGAACCCGGTACCCGGTAAACCCGCCAGCGAACGGACGGAGGTGCGAGTGCTCTACAACAACGTGGGCCTCTACGTCGGGGCCATGCTCTACGACAGCCAGCCGGATAGCATCCTCCGGGAGCTGACCGAACGGGATGACCTCGGAAACACGGATTTCTTTGGCCTCTCCATCGACGCTTACAACAGCGGCCAGAACGGATTTACCTTTATCACCACCCCGGCCGAAGTCCAGTTCGACGCCCAGTTCTCCGTCAATGAAGGCGAGGACGAGAACTGGGACGCCGTCTGGGTGAGTAAGTCCGCCCTCCAGGCTGACGGGTGGTCCACGGAAATATTCATTCCCTATTCCGCCCTCCGTTTTCCCAGCCAGGACGTACAGCAGTGGACGATCAACTTCGTCCGCCAGATCCAGCGGAAGCGGGAGAAGGTCTTTTGGTCGGAGATCGACCCTAACGTGGATGGCTACTTCAACCAGAGTGGAAAGCTGGAGGGGCTGCGGAACATCAAAGCCCCCGTCCGGATCCAGGCTACCCCCTTCGTGGCGCTGTACGCCTTATCCGCCCGCCAGCCGGGGGACGACGGGGCTTCGACCGGCACCAGCATCACCGGGGGGATGGACCTCAAAGTTGGTCTCAACGAAGCCTTCACGCTGGACATGACCCTCGTGCCCGATTTCGGGGAGGCCCGTTCGGACGATCAGATCCTCAACCTGGGCCCCTTCGAGCAACGCTTCGATGAACAGCGCGCTTTCTTTACCGAGGGGACGGAACTCTTCAATAAAGGTGGCTTTTTCTACAGCCGCCGCGTCGGTGGGTCCAACCACAATCCCGGTGCCGTTTACGACCAAATGCGGGATGGCGAGACCATCATGGATAATCCCGGCCGGGCTACCCTTTACAATGCTTTCAAGATCACCGGCCGGACGGCTGGCGGAACCGGCGTCGGCTTCTTCAACGCCGTGGAGCAAAAGACTTACGCTACCCTCCAGAACGCGGAAGGGGAGGAGCGGCGCGTAAAGACCAACCCCCTCACCAACTACAACGTGGCGGTGGTGGACCAGAACCTACCCAATAATTCCTCCGTAACCCTGATCAATACTAACGTCCTGCGGGAGGGGAACGAAACGGACGCTAACGTGACCGGCCTCCTGTTTGATCTTCACAATAAGGCGAACGAGTACTCCGTCCGGGGTGATTTCGGGCTTTCCCAGCGCTTCCTGCCCGGGGAAAAAAGCACGGGCCACAAGGCCAGCCTCTCCCTGAACAAAATCTCCGGGAACTGGACCTGGACGCTAAGGGCCAGTGAGGAAAGTGATACCTACGATCCGAATGATCTGGGCTTGCTCTTCTCCAACAACGAGCGATTCTTCATGGGTAGGTTGGGCTACAATTACAATAAACCCTTCCTCAACGGTTTCTTCCTCAACGGTGGGGCGGGGGCCTGGGCGGGTTACGGTACCCTCTACACGAATGAGTTCACCAATGCGGGCACGGAGATGTGGGTGTACGCCCAAACCAAGCACTTCTGGAACCTTAATTTTTGGACGGAGACGGAATTTGCCAACAGCTACGACTACTTCGAGCCCCGGGTGGAAGGGCGCTACCTCATCAACCCCGCCTTCCGCAATTTCGGCGGATGGTTCGGGACGGACAATCGCAAGGCCGTCCGCTTCAACGGCAACTTCAATACCAACGGCTACTTCGGCGCGGACCGGTCGGACCTTTACCTCAACGCGAACCTCCGTTACCGGATGAGTGACCGCCTCAGCGTGAGCACCGGCGTCTTCCGTGGGCGCGACCGGAACGAGGTTGGCTATGTCCACCAGGAGACCGTAGCCGGTCCTGATCCCACCAGCCCCGGGCGTACGGACGTGTATATGGGCCGGCGGAACGTCACCAGCATTGATGGCAACGTCTCCGCCAAATACTCGTTCACCGCCAACATGACCCTGAACCTGCGTCTGCGCCATTATTGGAGTGGCGTGCGGTATAACAAATTTCATCTGCTGGGCGAAGAAGGAGATCTCCGCGATACGGATTACGCCGCCAACCACGACCGAGATTTTGATGCCTTCAACGTGGACCTGATCTACCGGTGGCGTTTCGCGCCGGGCTCCGATATGTTCCTGGTCTACAAATCGGCCATCACGGATTTTGATGAGCAGCGCGCCAATAACTTCGGAGAGAGTTTTCGCGACGTGTGGGGAGATACGCCCCGTAACGGATCGGTCTCCCTCAAGGTGATCTACTGGTTGGATTACGCCAGTTTGCGGGGGTGA
- a CDS encoding SulP family inorganic anion transporter — MSEKPNLAASWRSDLPASIVVFFVALPLCLGIALASGAPAFSGLIAGIIGGIIVGALSGSQIGVSGPAAGLAAIVLTAISALGFQDFLVAVVIGGAIQILFGVLRAGVIGYYFPSSVIKGMLTGIGLIIILKQIPHFLGYDSDFEGDVAFWQIDGENTFTEIVNAFGNPSVGATTIAVIALAILLLWSNVLSKKGKIFTLIQGPLVAVAAGIVYYVVTQGDPTWGISDEHLVQVPVPGSFDDFLGQFTFPNFGAITNPAVWVTAFTIALVASLETLLCVEATDKLDPAQRVTPTNRELLAQGAGNMISGLIGGLPITQVIVRSSANIQSGGKTKVSAIVHGFFLLISVIAVPTLLNKIPLAVLAAVLLIVGYKLAKPATVAAIYRSGWKQFVPYIVTVVAIVFTDLLTGIGLGLVVAIIIILYKSYQNSHFLHMVDKEASDGHHEVKMTLAEEVTFFNKAAILRELDALPEGANLELNVTKTRYLDYDVVEILENFAGKARDRDIDITIISNRGTVKNPPSYMEFFDLAPAASAH; from the coding sequence TTGTCTGAAAAACCAAACTTAGCTGCCTCCTGGCGTAGCGACCTACCGGCATCAATTGTCGTTTTCTTCGTTGCCTTGCCCCTTTGTTTAGGAATTGCCTTGGCCTCCGGCGCCCCTGCCTTTTCGGGTCTGATCGCCGGCATCATCGGCGGCATCATCGTTGGCGCGCTTTCCGGGTCCCAAATTGGCGTTTCTGGCCCGGCGGCTGGTCTGGCGGCCATCGTGCTGACGGCCATTAGTGCTCTTGGGTTTCAGGATTTCCTCGTCGCCGTAGTGATTGGCGGCGCCATCCAAATTCTCTTTGGCGTCCTGCGGGCTGGAGTAATTGGTTACTACTTCCCGAGTTCCGTAATTAAGGGAATGTTGACGGGCATTGGCTTGATCATCATCCTTAAACAGATCCCTCACTTCCTGGGCTACGATAGTGACTTTGAAGGGGACGTTGCCTTCTGGCAGATCGACGGGGAGAACACCTTTACCGAGATCGTTAACGCCTTCGGTAATCCCAGCGTTGGCGCAACTACCATTGCCGTTATTGCCCTGGCTATCCTGCTGCTGTGGAGTAACGTGCTTTCCAAAAAGGGAAAGATCTTCACCCTCATTCAGGGGCCACTCGTAGCCGTGGCGGCGGGTATTGTTTACTACGTCGTTACGCAGGGAGACCCCACCTGGGGCATTTCGGATGAGCACCTGGTGCAAGTACCCGTCCCCGGTAGTTTTGACGATTTCCTCGGGCAGTTCACCTTCCCCAATTTTGGAGCCATCACCAATCCGGCGGTTTGGGTGACGGCGTTTACGATCGCGCTCGTGGCCAGTCTGGAAACCCTCCTTTGCGTAGAGGCAACTGACAAACTCGACCCCGCCCAGCGGGTTACGCCTACGAACCGGGAGCTCCTGGCGCAGGGTGCCGGTAACATGATCTCCGGCCTCATCGGTGGCCTACCCATCACTCAGGTGATCGTCCGTAGTTCTGCCAATATCCAGTCGGGTGGCAAGACCAAGGTGTCTGCAATTGTTCACGGTTTCTTCCTGTTGATCTCGGTGATTGCGGTGCCTACTTTACTGAATAAAATTCCCCTGGCCGTCCTGGCGGCGGTGCTCCTGATCGTTGGTTACAAATTGGCTAAACCTGCCACGGTGGCGGCCATTTACCGGTCCGGCTGGAAGCAATTCGTGCCCTACATCGTCACCGTCGTGGCCATCGTGTTTACGGATCTACTGACGGGGATTGGTCTCGGCTTGGTCGTAGCTATCATCATCATCCTGTACAAGTCTTACCAGAACAGCCACTTCCTCCACATGGTGGATAAGGAAGCTTCGGACGGGCACCATGAGGTGAAGATGACCCTCGCCGAAGAGGTGACCTTTTTCAACAAGGCCGCCATCCTGCGCGAGCTCGATGCCCTTCCCGAAGGTGCCAACCTGGAGCTGAACGTGACCAAAACGCGGTACCTCGACTACGACGTGGTGGAGATCCTCGAAAACTTTGCCGGCAAGGCCCGGGACCGGGACATCGACATCACCATCATTTCTAACAGGGGAACGGTGAAGAACCCACCCAGCTACATGGAGTTCTTCGACCTTGCACCGGCCGCTTCCGCGCACTAA
- a CDS encoding LytTR family DNA-binding domain-containing protein, whose amino-acid sequence MPATFPSNPLKRPFPDREFDRGLIMGHLRTAIFIFAALYVLRPFGMDFGPNAFAICLGYGLVTFLVAVTYSYVTEQVFGWHRCGPNWTLGKWILDCAAVLLLISLANFIYHNFTVGWGAFSWVVLVGVTVPTVLIGLFPIAMSGVLIQMQAERNNQRAAGSLARFGGLSTPATPPTHTELVSLTEEFALDPATLLFCESRQNYVRVLYLDGGAAREETIRTTLSALEEKLVGTTVRRCHRSYLVNTAHVTSARGNAQGLRLNLVAAEEEVPVSRRFVAGLREEVLG is encoded by the coding sequence ATGCCCGCCACATTTCCCAGTAATCCCCTCAAACGACCCTTCCCCGACCGGGAATTCGACCGGGGACTGATCATGGGACACCTGCGGACGGCCATCTTCATCTTCGCCGCCCTCTACGTGTTGCGCCCCTTCGGGATGGATTTTGGCCCCAACGCTTTCGCCATTTGTTTGGGTTACGGATTGGTCACCTTCCTGGTGGCCGTCACGTACAGCTACGTGACCGAACAAGTATTCGGCTGGCACCGCTGCGGGCCGAACTGGACGCTAGGGAAGTGGATCCTCGACTGCGCCGCCGTGCTGCTACTGATCTCCTTGGCCAATTTCATTTACCACAACTTCACCGTCGGCTGGGGCGCCTTTTCCTGGGTCGTACTGGTGGGCGTAACGGTACCGACGGTCCTCATTGGCCTCTTCCCGATCGCGATGAGCGGGGTCCTGATCCAAATGCAGGCCGAGCGCAATAACCAGCGAGCGGCCGGCAGCCTGGCCCGCTTCGGTGGACTGAGCACCCCAGCTACCCCGCCAACGCATACGGAATTGGTATCCCTGACGGAAGAGTTTGCCCTCGACCCGGCAACCCTGCTCTTCTGCGAAAGCCGCCAGAATTACGTCCGCGTTCTCTACCTCGACGGCGGAGCGGCCAGGGAGGAAACCATCCGCACCACCCTAAGCGCCCTGGAAGAGAAATTAGTGGGCACGACTGTGCGGCGGTGCCACCGCTCTTACCTGGTGAACACGGCTCACGTCACTTCCGCCCGTGGGAACGCGCAGGGCCTCCGCCTGAACCTGGTGGCAGCGGAAGAAGAGGTGCCCGTGAGCCGCCGATTCGTCGCGGGGTTGCGGGAGGAGGTACTTGGTTGA